A stretch of DNA from bacterium:
TCGTCAATGCCGACCTCGGCCTTCACTTCCCGGATTTCCGCGCCGCCGAGCGGACGTTTCAGCTACTCACCCAGGTCGCCGGCCGAGCCGGCCGCGGAGGGCTGCCCGGGCGCGTGATCTTGCAGACGTCGAGTCCGGATCACTACGCCATCGCACCCGTCGCCACCCACGACTACGAAGGCTTCTACCGGGAAGAACTCGGCCACCGGGCGAGCCTCGGCTACCCGCCGCTCGGGTACCTGGCCCAGGTACGCGTGAGCGCGGAAGACGAAGGACGCGCAGCCGGCTTTGCCGAGCGCCTTGCCTCCCTGGCCCAGCACGCGTCAGGCGACACCCCTTGCGAAGTGCTCGGCCCGGCGCCCTCCCCCATCTCGCGGTTGCGCGGCCGGTACCGATTCCAGGTGCTGCTCAAGCACGGCAACCCGCAGGTGGTACGCAAGGCCGCCGAGCAGGTGGCGGCGGCGCTCGAGCGCGTGCCGGGCGGCATCCGGGCAAGTATCGATCTGCATCCGGTGGACATGCTGTAGAGAGGGGAGCGTCTGGCGTTGCCGACGCCTCGCAGCATGGGCCCTGAATCGCCCGGTTCCGTCGACACCCTCTGAGGCCGATTGCTACGTTGCCCGCCATGGCGCTCCGCCCGGTGCTCCTCTTCCCCGATCCTAGTCTCAAACGCCTCTCGGCCCCCGTCGAAGACGTGACGGAGGAGTTGCGCGAACTCGCCGCGGACATGATCGAGGTCATGTACGACGAGCCCGGAATCGGCCTCGCGGCTCCCCAGGTGGGCGAAGCCATTCGCATGGTCGTGATGGATACGGAGTGGACGGAAGAAGGCAACGACCGCGACGCCCAGGTGGTCATCAATCCCGAGATCCTCGAACGCGAGGGCAGTGTGCTCTGGACCGAGGGTTGCCTCTCGGTGCCGGATTTCCAGGCCGAGGTCGAGCGGGCAGCCCGGGTCAAGGTTCGATACATCGACCTCGAAGGCAACGAACACGTGGAAGAGTGCGACGATCTCAGGGCCGTCTGCTTTCAACACGAGATCGACCATCTCGATGGCGTGCTCTTCGTCGATCGGATCAGCCGGTTGAAGCGCGGCTTGTACACGAAGAAACGGAAGAAGGCGCTGAAGCTCGAGGAAGAAGACGTTGCCGAGAGCGGCGCGTTCTGAGTGCGCGAAGCTTGCGACTGCTGTTCTTCGGAACCCCTGAGTTTGCGGTTCCGACACTCGCCCGCTTGTTGGCCGGAAGACATCCGGTGGTCGGTGTGGTGAGCCAGCCCGATCGCCGACGCGGACGCGGACGCAAGACATCGCCGTCCCCCGTCGCCAGCCATGCCCTTGCAGCAGGCGTTCCGCTCTTCCGGCCCGAGAAGGTCGGCACCCAGGAGGTCGCTGAGACCCTGGCGGCCACCCTGCCCGACCTGGGCGTGGTCGTGGCTTTCGGGCAGTTCCTGCCGAAGCGAATCCGCCAACTCCCGTCGTTGGGTTATTTGATCAACGGGCACGCGAGCCTGCTGCCGCGGCATCGCGGCGCGGCGCCCATCGCCCATGCGCTGCTGGCCGGTGACGTGGAGACCGGGGTTTCCGTGATGCGGGTCGAGCGCGAGATGGATGCCGGCCCGGTCGCCCTCGAGAAGCGCACGAAGATCGGCCCGGATGAGGATTGCGGAAGCCTGACAGAACGCATCGCGCAGCTCACCGCCGACGCCATCACCGAAGGCCTCGACCGGATTGCCGAAGATCGCGTGACGTGGACCGAGCAGGACCCGACCCGCGCCAGCCTGGCCCCGAAGATCGAACGGAGGGACGCTCACCTCGATTGGAGCGACGACGCGAGCGCATTGGTCCAGCGGATTCGCGCGATGGCGCCGCGGCCAGGCGCGTTCAGTGAGTGGAACGGTGAGCCATTGCGAATCCTGGCAGCTCGCGCCGAGGTCGGGGATGACGCCTGCGCTCCCGGCACCGTCGTCATCGATGACGAGGCGCCGCGCATCGCAACGGGAAGCGGCTGGCTCCGCCCCCTGCGATTGCAACGGCCGGGCGGAAAAGTCCTGGACATCGGCGAGTTCCAACGGGGTCGGGGCCTGCAGAGCGGTACCCGTCTCGGTGAAGGCGCGAACGGATGAGCCGCGAGGTTTCACGTCGGCGCCGCAGGGGCGCCCAGGCCAGTGCCGGCCCGCGCCGGGGGGCGCCCCCGACACAAGCCCGGATCGTCGCGGTGCGTGTGCTCGAACGAGTCGAACGCGCCGGGGCCTACGCCGATCTCGCCCTCTCGGGAGCCCTGCGGCGCAGTGGCCTCTCGCCCCGCGATCGTGCTTTCGTCACCGAACTCGTTTACGGCACCCTGCGCTGGCGCGGTCACCTGGACGCGCTGCTGCGCGCCGTCCTCGACCGACCCAACGAGCGGCTCGAAGCCCTCGTAACGACGCTCTTACGCGTCGGGGCCTATCAAATCGTCTTCGAACACTCGGTCCCATCGTCGGCTGCCGTCGACCAGACTGTACGCTGCGCGAGGGCGCTCGGAGTCTCGCGAGCAGCCGGACTGGTGAACGCCGTGTTGCGTCGATTGGCGCGAGGCCACGAGACGATTCCGATGCCCAGTCTCGAAGACGATGCTTGCGGGCATCTGGTCGATGCCCTCTCCCTTCCGTCACCGATCGCGGAGCGTTGGCTCGCACGGTTGGGGCCAGAAGAAGCTGCGCTCCTGGCCGAAGCATCGAACAAGGTGCCGCCCCTCGTCGCCCGGCTGAATCCCCAGCGGACGGATCGCGAAACCCTGCTCGACGAGCTGCGCAGTCGCCTGCCCGACGTGAAGGCCTGCCGGTATGCACCGCTCGGTGTGAATCTTGGCCACCACGGCTACCCGGGCCATGATCCTGCGTTCCTCGAGGGGCGCTTCACGATCCAGGACGAAGGCTCCCAGCTCGTCGTAGAGCTTCTCGATCCTCGGCCCGGCGAACGCGTGCTCGATGTATGTGCCGCACCGGGCGGCAAAGCCGGCGCCATCGCCGAACGGGTCGGTGAGCAGGGCCGGGTCGACGCCTACGATCGGAACCCCCGACGGCTCGGCCTCGTCGCACGCAGCGCTCGCCGATTGGGCCTCGGGAACGTGCAGACCCGTGAGGTCGATGCCACGCGGCCACTTCCGGACGAAGGCACCCTCTTCGATCGTGTACTGGTCGATGCGCCTTGCTCGGGCCTCGGCACGCTACGCCGGAACCCGGATGCTCGTTGGCGCTTCGATGAGGCCAACGTGGGGCGATTGGTGGAGATCCAACAGCAGATCCTGCGCAGGTCCGCCGCGGCACTTCGGCCCGGCGGGACACTCGTCTACAGCACGTGTACCCTGCTCCCGGAAGAGAACGAGGCCGTCGTGGAGGGTTTCCTCACCGAGGCCAAGGATTTCACCCCCTGCAAACCGGAAGCGCTGCCCGAGGTGGTGCAGCCGCTGATCGGCGACGCGGGCTGGCTTTCCACCTGGCCCCACCGGCATGATACGGACGGCTTCTTCGCCGCCCGCCTGGAGCGAAAAGCTTGAACGACATGCCCATTCGCATCGCGCCCTCGATCCTGGCCTGCGATTTCGGAGCCCTGGCCCGAGAGATCGCGGATATCTCCGCCGCCGGTGCGGATTGGATCCATGTCGACGTGATGGACGGCCACTTCGTGCCGAACCTGACGATCGGCCCGCCGGTCGTAGAGGCCGTGCGGGCCGCAACCCAGAAGCCGCTCGACGTACACCTGATGATCGAGGCGCCCGAGCGCTCGATCGCTGACTACGTCAAAGCCGGTGCCGATCGGGTGGGTGTCCACGTCGAGACGTGCCCCCATCTGCACGGGACCATCGGCCAGATCCAGGATCTCGGGGCCAAGGCCTGCGTGGTGCTCAACCCGGGCACACCCGCCGTGGCGATCGAGTCGGTGATCGCGGACGTGGAACAGGTGCTGGTGATGAGCGTCAACCCGGGCTTCGGCGGCCAGTCGTTCATCGAGAGCAGTCTCGACAAACTTCGCCAGATCCGGGCCTGGGCCGACGAGCGCAACCCGGCTCTCGAGATCGAGATCGACGGCGGCATCGCCAAGGGGACGATCGGAAGAGCCGCGGCGGCTGGGGCCAACGCGTTCGTCGCCGGAACCGCGATTTTCAAGGCGGAGCCCGAGGACTATCCCCAAGCGATCGCGGCCCTCCGCGAGGAAGCCGAGGCCGCCCGACGCGGCTGACCCCGACGGCCCGCTGGGCTAGCGTCCCACATCGGGTCGGAGGAAGTCCAGATGCGCGCCCTTCTCAACCGGTGGCCGTCGGCCGCCGGAATTGCAGCCTTGTTTGCTCTCTTGCTGGCCGCGGCGCTCGTCGCGCCCCCCCAACCGGCTGCATGGGCCGCCGAAACTCCGGCCGAGACCCAAGCCGAGGATGCCGGCACCCCGCAATCCGAGCTGACCGGACGCGAGATCTATCAATGCGTGCTGGACAATCGCTTCGAA
This window harbors:
- a CDS encoding peptide deformylase, which gives rise to MALRPVLLFPDPSLKRLSAPVEDVTEELRELAADMIEVMYDEPGIGLAAPQVGEAIRMVVMDTEWTEEGNDRDAQVVINPEILEREGSVLWTEGCLSVPDFQAEVERAARVKVRYIDLEGNEHVEECDDLRAVCFQHEIDHLDGVLFVDRISRLKRGLYTKKRKKALKLEEEDVAESGAF
- a CDS encoding methionyl-tRNA formyltransferase; the encoded protein is MRLLFFGTPEFAVPTLARLLAGRHPVVGVVSQPDRRRGRGRKTSPSPVASHALAAGVPLFRPEKVGTQEVAETLAATLPDLGVVVAFGQFLPKRIRQLPSLGYLINGHASLLPRHRGAAPIAHALLAGDVETGVSVMRVEREMDAGPVALEKRTKIGPDEDCGSLTERIAQLTADAITEGLDRIAEDRVTWTEQDPTRASLAPKIERRDAHLDWSDDASALVQRIRAMAPRPGAFSEWNGEPLRILAARAEVGDDACAPGTVVIDDEAPRIATGSGWLRPLRLQRPGGKVLDIGEFQRGRGLQSGTRLGEGANG
- the rsmB gene encoding 16S rRNA (cytosine(967)-C(5))-methyltransferase RsmB produces the protein MSREVSRRRRRGAQASAGPRRGAPPTQARIVAVRVLERVERAGAYADLALSGALRRSGLSPRDRAFVTELVYGTLRWRGHLDALLRAVLDRPNERLEALVTTLLRVGAYQIVFEHSVPSSAAVDQTVRCARALGVSRAAGLVNAVLRRLARGHETIPMPSLEDDACGHLVDALSLPSPIAERWLARLGPEEAALLAEASNKVPPLVARLNPQRTDRETLLDELRSRLPDVKACRYAPLGVNLGHHGYPGHDPAFLEGRFTIQDEGSQLVVELLDPRPGERVLDVCAAPGGKAGAIAERVGEQGRVDAYDRNPRRLGLVARSARRLGLGNVQTREVDATRPLPDEGTLFDRVLVDAPCSGLGTLRRNPDARWRFDEANVGRLVEIQQQILRRSAAALRPGGTLVYSTCTLLPEENEAVVEGFLTEAKDFTPCKPEALPEVVQPLIGDAGWLSTWPHRHDTDGFFAARLERKA
- a CDS encoding ribulose-phosphate 3-epimerase, whose translation is MPIRIAPSILACDFGALAREIADISAAGADWIHVDVMDGHFVPNLTIGPPVVEAVRAATQKPLDVHLMIEAPERSIADYVKAGADRVGVHVETCPHLHGTIGQIQDLGAKACVVLNPGTPAVAIESVIADVEQVLVMSVNPGFGGQSFIESSLDKLRQIRAWADERNPALEIEIDGGIAKGTIGRAAAAGANAFVAGTAIFKAEPEDYPQAIAALREEAEAARRG